One window of the Runella slithyformis DSM 19594 genome contains the following:
- a CDS encoding alpha-hydroxy acid oxidase has product MPLHYNTDYPSVDDLIRRAKKRVPRFAFEYLDGGCNEDVNLIKNTAELREVELKPYYLSKHTGSALKTELFGHTYDAPFGIAPIGLQGLVWPNAPEILAKAALQHNIPFILSTVSTASIERIGELTEGKFWFQLYHPKEDALRDDILDRAEAAGCKVLCVLCDVPSFGFRPRDIRNGLAMPPKMSLTNFLQIFGRPAWALNTLYHGQPGFATMKKYMPKGLNMKALGAYMNQTFSGRVNEAKIAAIRDRWKGKLVLKGVASEEDTELAVKLGLDGIIVSNHGGRQLDAGQSAIKSLSPIVENYRGKIKIMMDSGVRSGPDVARTLASGADFVFMGRTFMYGVGALGNEGGNHTISMLKVQLQQVMEQVCCERVEDFPNFLV; this is encoded by the coding sequence ATGCCCTTACACTACAATACCGATTATCCGTCTGTTGACGACCTGATACGCAGGGCCAAAAAACGTGTGCCCCGCTTTGCGTTTGAATATTTAGACGGAGGCTGCAATGAGGACGTGAATCTGATCAAAAATACGGCCGAGCTCAGAGAAGTGGAATTAAAACCCTATTACCTCTCCAAGCATACGGGCTCTGCCTTAAAAACCGAACTTTTCGGGCACACCTACGACGCTCCTTTTGGGATAGCTCCCATCGGATTACAGGGATTGGTGTGGCCCAATGCCCCCGAAATATTGGCAAAAGCGGCTTTACAGCATAATATCCCCTTTATTTTAAGTACCGTTTCGACTGCGAGTATTGAGCGCATCGGCGAGCTGACCGAAGGAAAATTTTGGTTTCAGTTATATCATCCCAAAGAAGATGCCTTACGGGACGACATCCTTGACCGGGCCGAAGCCGCCGGCTGTAAGGTTCTGTGTGTACTGTGCGATGTGCCGAGCTTCGGGTTTCGCCCCCGCGATATTCGTAACGGACTGGCCATGCCGCCCAAAATGTCACTGACCAATTTTTTACAGATTTTCGGCAGACCCGCCTGGGCCCTGAATACCCTCTATCATGGACAGCCCGGTTTTGCCACCATGAAAAAATACATGCCCAAAGGCCTGAATATGAAAGCGCTGGGCGCTTATATGAACCAAACGTTTTCGGGACGGGTCAACGAAGCCAAAATTGCCGCCATCCGAGATCGATGGAAAGGGAAACTGGTACTGAAAGGGGTGGCAAGCGAGGAAGATACCGAATTGGCCGTTAAACTGGGACTGGACGGGATCATTGTCTCCAATCACGGAGGCCGCCAGTTGGACGCGGGTCAATCAGCCATTAAATCGCTCAGCCCGATAGTTGAAAACTACAGGGGGAAAATCAAAATTATGATGGACAGCGGCGTTCGCTCGGGACCCGACGTAGCCCGTACCCTGGCAAGCGGCGCGGATTTTGTCTTTATGGGCCGCACCTTCATGTATGGGGTGGGTGCGCTGGGCAATGAAGGGGGCAATCATACCATCAGTATGCTGAAAGTGCAGCTACAGCAGGTCATGGAGCAGGTATGCTGTGAGCGGGTGGAAGATTTTCCGAATTTTTTGGTTTAA
- a CDS encoding gluconate:H+ symporter, protein MPLLITVCGLTVLVLLISYFKVHTFLSFIAVSLGVGLALNMNPQDLLKAIQQGMGSTLGSITSIIALGAMLGKLVAQSGAAQRISTQMVRFIGPGYVRWAFMITGFIVGLPLFYSVGFMLLAPLVITFAYRFKQPAVYIGLPMLASLSVTQGYLPPHPAPLAIVKQFDVNMGLTLFYGIIVAIPAILISGALFGITLKKYTTLPNPAFVAPDLPDAQIPSTFSSLFSVLLPILLIGITTVFTSFLSEKSFLFEALSFIGDPVVSMFISVLAAIYLLGIKQNRSMAEITTLLGESIKDVAMLFLIFGGAGALKQVLSDGGVSQSIATMMQHSSLHPLILGWGMAAIIRVAVGSSTVSGITTAGFMAPLLATTQTEPHLMVLSIGAGSMMFSHVNDAGFWLFREYFQLSMVDTLKTWSVMETLVSVSGLLGVMVLNAIIG, encoded by the coding sequence ATGCCCTTACTTATCACCGTTTGCGGACTTACCGTACTGGTTTTATTAATTTCCTATTTTAAAGTTCATACCTTTTTGAGCTTTATTGCCGTCTCTTTGGGGGTTGGTTTGGCCCTGAATATGAATCCGCAGGACCTGCTTAAAGCCATACAGCAGGGAATGGGGAGTACGCTGGGGTCCATTACGTCCATCATTGCACTGGGAGCAATGCTCGGCAAATTGGTCGCTCAAAGCGGTGCCGCTCAGCGTATTTCAACTCAAATGGTCAGGTTTATCGGCCCGGGGTATGTGCGTTGGGCGTTTATGATCACGGGTTTTATTGTGGGCTTACCCTTGTTTTATTCGGTCGGTTTTATGCTGTTGGCTCCGTTGGTCATTACCTTTGCCTACCGATTCAAACAGCCTGCCGTTTACATCGGCCTTCCCATGCTGGCCTCCCTTTCCGTAACGCAGGGATATTTGCCGCCGCATCCCGCTCCCTTGGCTATCGTTAAGCAGTTTGATGTAAACATGGGCTTGACCCTATTTTACGGAATCATCGTGGCCATTCCCGCCATTCTGATTTCGGGGGCGCTGTTTGGTATCACACTTAAAAAATACACGACCCTTCCCAATCCGGCATTTGTAGCCCCGGACCTTCCGGATGCACAGATACCCTCCACCTTCAGCAGCCTTTTTTCCGTGTTATTGCCTATTTTACTGATTGGCATAACGACCGTTTTTACCTCCTTCCTATCCGAAAAATCGTTTCTTTTTGAGGCACTCAGTTTCATTGGTGATCCCGTTGTCAGTATGTTTATTTCGGTATTGGCGGCCATTTATCTGTTGGGGATCAAACAAAACCGCTCAATGGCCGAGATAACGACGCTTTTGGGGGAATCGATCAAAGATGTCGCCATGCTTTTTCTGATTTTCGGGGGTGCGGGGGCGTTGAAGCAGGTCTTGTCTGACGGCGGCGTGAGTCAATCCATTGCCACCATGATGCAGCATTCTTCGCTGCACCCGCTCATTTTGGGGTGGGGCATGGCGGCCATCATTCGGGTGGCCGTAGGCTCTTCGACCGTTTCGGGGATTACGACGGCAGGGTTTATGGCACCTTTGCTGGCCACTACGCAGACCGAACCGCACCTGATGGTGTTGAGCATTGGGGCGGGGAGTATGATGTTTTCGCACGTCAACGACGCCGGCTTCTGGCTTTTTCGGGAATACTTCCAACTTTCGATGGTGGATACCCTTAAAACCTGGTCGGTGATGGAAACGCTGGTTTCGGTATCAGGTCTGTTGGGCGTGATGGTTCTGAATGCAATCATCGGTTGA
- a CDS encoding RNA polymerase sigma factor, with amino-acid sequence MNNATVTDETLWQAVREGSETAFEGLYRRYFQVLFSYGKRIHQDGDAVNDAIQDLFVDIWRSRRSLSQAQSVRFYLIRSLRRKIHRSLKPDSLHGEEWENVQEAVLPTEESPESLFTHAEDTLIQSEKLTAWLSQLPPRQNEALLLRYYHNFEYSEIADILHIKEQTARNLVQKALQLLRKMAILLIATALQFIF; translated from the coding sequence GTGAACAACGCAACAGTGACCGATGAAACCCTCTGGCAGGCGGTACGGGAAGGCAGCGAAACTGCCTTTGAGGGGTTGTATCGTCGGTATTTTCAGGTGCTTTTCAGCTATGGAAAACGTATTCACCAAGACGGAGATGCGGTGAACGATGCCATTCAGGATCTGTTTGTGGATATATGGCGCAGTCGCCGTTCGTTGAGTCAGGCACAATCGGTCAGATTTTATCTGATTCGTTCGCTTCGTCGAAAAATTCACCGCTCGCTCAAACCCGATTCGTTGCATGGGGAAGAGTGGGAGAACGTGCAGGAAGCCGTTTTGCCGACGGAAGAGTCGCCCGAGTCGCTGTTTACTCATGCAGAAGACACCTTGATTCAGTCTGAAAAACTGACTGCCTGGCTGAGTCAATTGCCCCCCCGCCAAAACGAAGCACTTCTGCTTCGATATTATCACAATTTTGAGTATTCCGAAATTGCCGACATCCTGCACATCAAAGAACAGACCGCCCGTAACCTTGTGCAGAAGGCACTTCAATTGCTTCGAAAGATGGCTATTTTATTGATAGCTACAGCCTTACAATTTATTTTCTGA
- a CDS encoding FecR family protein, producing the protein MRYLHYNSGDFMEDADFRQWVQNPTPESAAFWEDFLRRHPEKKTDITVARNWLLALEAQVESDFSTKAEEDWVFQQIQRQIVEEQRGEFRRLPVWVRWAAAASVVLIMSWWFVNRQTAPVEMTYEVNREQSESPLTEKVNETAKPILVTLADGSSIFLSPKSRISYAKTFNEGNKREVYLSGEAFFEVAKSPNKPFYVYANELVTKVLGTSFNVKAFPEDKNVEVKVRTGRVAVAVAEKISNGKNISNREREGIVLLPNQQAVLSRREIRLVKSLVENPSLLSSSAPTPLRYSFVFEAARASDVFNLIEQAYGIDIVFDEEIFSKCQFTADLTDESLYEKLNIICKSIEADYQILDAQIIISGKGCAE; encoded by the coding sequence ATGAGATACTTGCACTACAACAGCGGTGATTTTATGGAAGATGCCGACTTTCGGCAATGGGTTCAAAATCCAACGCCTGAATCAGCGGCTTTTTGGGAAGATTTTCTGCGCCGGCATCCTGAAAAAAAAACGGACATAACGGTTGCCCGAAATTGGCTGTTAGCCCTTGAAGCGCAGGTGGAAAGTGATTTTTCCACAAAGGCGGAGGAAGACTGGGTGTTTCAGCAGATACAGCGGCAAATTGTGGAGGAACAAAGAGGAGAATTCCGTCGATTGCCCGTGTGGGTTCGGTGGGCGGCCGCGGCTTCGGTGGTATTGATCATGAGCTGGTGGTTTGTCAATCGTCAAACGGCCCCTGTAGAGATGACGTACGAAGTGAACCGGGAGCAGTCCGAATCACCGTTAACGGAAAAAGTGAACGAAACGGCCAAACCCATTCTCGTTACGCTTGCCGACGGGAGTTCTATTTTTCTAAGTCCCAAAAGCAGGATCAGTTATGCCAAAACCTTCAATGAAGGCAACAAACGGGAAGTGTACCTGAGCGGCGAAGCGTTTTTTGAGGTCGCTAAAAGCCCGAATAAGCCCTTTTATGTCTATGCCAATGAGTTGGTTACCAAGGTATTGGGTACAAGCTTTAACGTAAAAGCTTTTCCGGAAGATAAAAATGTAGAAGTGAAAGTGCGCACCGGACGCGTGGCGGTTGCCGTAGCCGAGAAGATCAGTAACGGGAAAAACATCAGTAATCGAGAACGTGAGGGTATAGTATTGTTGCCCAACCAACAGGCGGTATTGTCACGCCGGGAAATCCGGTTGGTGAAGTCATTGGTAGAAAACCCTTCGCTGCTGAGTTCCTCTGCCCCCACGCCCCTGAGGTATTCTTTTGTGTTTGAAGCGGCCCGGGCGTCTGATGTTTTCAACCTGATTGAGCAGGCCTACGGGATTGATATCGTATTTGATGAAGAAATTTTTTCCAAGTGCCAGTTTACGGCTGATTTGACCGACGAGTCGCTCTACGAAAAGCTGAATATTATCTGTAAAAGTATTGAAGCCGACTATCAGATCTTAGACGCACAGATCATCATTTCCGGCAAAGGCTGTGCCGAGTAA